The Magnolia sinica isolate HGM2019 chromosome 9, MsV1, whole genome shotgun sequence sequence CATAAATGGTACTGCACACAAGTTAAGCAAATGTTAGCATCCTCTCTGTACCTACTTTCCATTTTTTCCAACTAAACTGTCCTCTTTCACCTCTGTGTTAATGCCtaatggtgtgtttggatgcacaactggattgaattgcaaacattcagttCAATAGTAGGAAAGACtgacaatatcatcatcatcaaagccttattcaaattaattggggttggctacatcgATCCTGTTAAACATTGATAAATATCACTGAGGAAAAATcaattaaacgatatcatcgtgATAATATagcgagattttcaaaatatcggcagtttaaaaaatttcataattttatcATGAGTTTATCCCCATATTAATGCAAAAGttattaaaattttaactaattcattatataattacatatttacaaattttaaatgatttattcattataatattttttattttcttgttgaccccaaccccaattaattgggataaggtgcagatgatgatgatttttttctTAATATTAGCGAGATTTTCCAATAACATCCCAAGGaaaacctcaaaatttaaaaCTCAGGAGAAATTcccaagaatgagatttgtcactatggtcGGAAATGACCAAACTGTAACCATGTTTTGTGGAACAcataatgaggaagtagccctcaagCCAAACAAGAAAGTCATGAAATTGTAATTTGGAGCCTAGTTGATGTAACTAAATCAGGCTATTTCAACATCattgaactaattattgcaaCCCAATTcaacagtgcatccaaacacccccAAAGCATCGACATTTGGGTTTAAAGAACTTTACTTGCATTGAAAATTCCCCCATGTTTTTCATTTTACCAAAAACAGAAAGTACTTCGACCTAAAAGGGAATTTCCATCTACAGATTGCAAGTAGTCATTGACGGTACAGAGAATTAGAAGTTCAAGCATTTCATGTAAGGAGATTACCAATTATGAAAATGGTTAGCATGATCACTAAAGTGATTTGGAGAGAACGTCCAAACTGCATGTAATATTGGGAGCCTTGTACTTGTCGTTTAAATCCTCCAACTCGTCCAAAGAGTTGCTGAACATGAGAAACATTAGAATCTTCCTTGCAGCTGCTAAAACAATTCCGGCTTCTTTCAGTTAACATGTTTATTCCCTGCTTAGAAAAGACAAAAAGCACAAAATTCAATTGGATAGATGAGTATGAAGGTAGTGATTTCCAAATTGATGTAGCAAAGAAAAAGCCCTTTCCAAAATCTCCAAATGCTAAGATTGTAATTTCGTTGCGCGTAAATTCAAAGGGACGAGCTCCAGTGGCATCAGTCCTACTGTAAGCTTACTGTGATAGAAAATAGATATGGGGTCCAGTGATGTGATCAtggaatccaatccatccataagatGTGTAACCTCAGGAAACCGAGCAGCtgaaaaatcagccagatccaaaatGCAGATGGGCCACAACACGGAACATATTGAGAAGGAACACTAACTGTTGATTAGCGTGGGGTGTCccatgttgtgtatatataaTCAGGATGTAATCCAGATGAAGGGCCACAACACGGAACATATTGAGAAGGAACACCAACTGTTGATTAGCGTGGGGTGTCccatgttgtgtatatataaTCAGGATGTTCAAATCCAGATGAAGGGCCAGGCCAAGGTTCAGGCTATTCTGTGACTCAGGCGGGCCCCTGTGGAATTCAAGGGTGGACTTTTCCTCCCAGCTCAttccctttgttgtggcccaccatagttttggatcggGCCGAGTTTTGGATGCGAGGGTTTTTTGGAGGGGACACATCTGATAAATGGGTTGGCTGGCATGGATAAATCATTTGGGCCCCACATCTGActggtaccaccataagcttacCACTGAAGTGCCCCCAAAATTCAAATAACTGAGTACATCTTTGGAAGGTAGTGAACGTTGAACATTGAGCTGACTACACTGAAATTGAAGGCAGTGAAAATCTCAATATCAGAAGTAGAGGAATGCTAATCCCATCTGCATGTGTAGGAAAAGGTGGTGCTCGCACCCATTTTGATTCTTCGTGTATGCAGTAGGTTCCGCTGCCCATGTGAACCAATCAAAGGGGTCATGTCCACCATTTCACACACAGAGACGgctatccaggccattcatctagGAGGTCCCATCTTAGGCAGTCCACATTGTAAAAATCTCACTAATTTatagatccaaccatccatgtgAAGGTAAGTTACAAACAAATGGTCCAGATACAATTGAGTATATGACTAGCTACGACAGTTACTGATAGTGAGATCAATTTTAAAAATGACTTGGAGAAATCAATGTAGATGCCATGGGAATATCAATCTATTACAGTATTGAGTTTAACTGTTTAAGCATTTAGCTGAACAAGTAGGACTCTTGGAAGGGAATTCACAAGACTCCTAAATGTTCATGGAATTATAAAAGAGATGACTACAGAGAAAGGGTTCTGACCTGAGAAAACCGAGTAATTCCTCTCGAGTTGAGGTAACTTGATACTCGTTTTGGCAGGAGATGCTCGCCAGCCTTGGCCTTTCGGAAGTTGTTTCTCAGCCACTTTGATTTGGTTGTGGACTCGATGCTTGTTACAAGACCACAGACGTTAAAAGCATGAGTAGGAGTTTCTGGCCTCGCCTCTGATGTATTCCTCTCCACATCCTCGTCAGCAATTACAATCTTCCAAGAACCAATATCTGGCGAACTCCATGTTCTCGTTGGTCCATTTGATCCCTCTCCATAATTGTGCATCTCATCCTTCGTTTTGGGAAGTTCTTTCGCTTCTAATTCTACTACATAGCTTGCGTCCTTACTAATTGTTACAATCTCTTTGAAACCCTTAACAAAGTCAGCATCTACATGAATTTCTGCGTCTTCTGTTGGTTGAGTTCCCAGGTAATTGTTTTCCATGGTAGGCCCAAAGCTGGAATGTCCATTCTTTATTTCTTGCAACGTTCCTGGGGCTGAAGAAAGAAACGCTGCAAGATCATCTCGTTCTTCTTCATCCAATTGTACCCATCGCAGCGGTTGCTTCCCTTCCTCGATAAGAGAATCCTGTAACGCCTTTTCTATACGGGATATTTGGTCTTCTATCGCAATGACGAATTGTCTATGTCTGGATACTGTATGGTCAGAGGAACCATATCGATGGCTCATTTTGACAGCCTTCTCGAACTCCTCCAGCTGCTTGAGTAAACACACCCATTTTCAACAAACTCTTCATGTCAATCCTAGAAGGAACTGAAACAAAAGGGGGTTCATACAAACAAAACAGTTCACCGACCTGCCATTTTGCAGTGCCTAAGGTTGTATGTAGCTCTCTACGGAGCTCATCTGAATCATCTGATTGAAACCCTTCTCTCCGTTCCCGTTCCCAAGTCCGATAAATAGATACCATTctgaaaaggagaagaaaagaaattgaaaattccCATGGTTTCAAAAGCAGAACCCACACAATCAAACATAAAACATACAATAAATCTGCCTCTAAAAACCCAAATCAGAACAATGCACAACTGGCATAGGAACCGTCTCTAAGGCTCCGTTTTGGTGCtcaaatgaattgaattgcagtAGTTCAATTCAACAAAGTCGAAATGATCAAACGGGGGCTGGCCCCACTACATTCATAATAGGGGACAGGCCCCAAAATTACAATCATGATCATTTTCTTGAAAAAGTTGattgaaattagggatttggcCACCAATGAAAAGTAAAATGGTGCCAACCCCACTgtgggcctttaaaaaaaaaataattattgaatTGAATTTGTATTCTTGAGATTAAGTTGGATATATCATCCAAATGGACTCTAGAATACCCAAATCAGAACaatcagacaaaaaaaaaaaaagaagtaataataataataacgaatCTAATTTCAAATCAAGCGATTACAAATccaaatattaaaaagaaaaccaaaatttcCTAAAAACAACAACTTTTAACTGTAATTCAAAATACCGACATCATGAAATCCTAAAGAAACAAGATAAAACATGAATATCTCTAAAAGAACCAAATCAGAATAATTACACCTAGTGGCAATAAAGCTGCAAACTGACAACAAGCAATAAACAAATCTCAACAGAAGATTTTCAAACCACAAACCCAAAGATAACAAAAGCACTTTCCCAAACAGCAATTTCCAACAGTAATTCAAGACACGCGCATCTGCAAATTCTTCGAAAGacagataaaacacacatatctgTCTCTGAAACACCAAAGAACAGACATTACACAACTGGTATGCAAGTTACAAACCATCACTGACGAAAgaaggcaaaaaaaataaaataaataaataaataaataaaatgaagaagaagaagaagaggacccAACAGCAGATTTTCAAATCAAAACACTACAAATCCAAACATAACCTcaaacaacccccccccccccccccccccaaaaaaaaaagaagcaattttCAACCATAATTCAAAGCACCCACGTCACTAAATCCTTTTTAAAAAAGAGCAAATCATACATGTCTCTCTAAAATACCTCCATCATAACAACTACACAACTGGCAATAGAATTACAAACCAACAACACCCAAGAAATAAAACCCAACACCAGATTCTCAAATCAAAAGACAACAAAAACGCCGCCGCCGCCCCAAACGGCTATTTCCAGCAATGATTCAAAACACCCACATCGCAAaatccatcattaaaaaaaaaaaaaaaaaccaacaacaaatCAAAGAAAACAGAACAGAACATACACGTCGGCGGATTCCTGCACTGCCTCAGCCGCG is a genomic window containing:
- the LOC131256751 gene encoding uncharacterized protein LOC131256751 isoform X1 → MTMVENCFDRWQKDEFFSAAEAVQESADVMVSIYRTWERERREGFQSDDSDELRRELHTTLGTAKWQQLEEFEKAVKMSHRYGSSDHTVSRHRQFVIAIEDQISRIEKALQDSLIEEGKQPLRWVQLDEEERDDLAAFLSSAPGTLQEIKNGHSSFGPTMENNYLGTQPTEDAEIHVDADFVKGFKEIVTISKDASYVVELEAKELPKTKDEMHNYGEGSNGPTRTWSSPDIGSWKIVIADEDVERNTSEARPETPTHAFNVCGLVTSIESTTKSKWLRNNFRKAKAGEHLLPKRVSSYLNSRGITRFSQGINMLTERSRNCFSSCKEDSNVSHVQQLFGRVGGFKRQVQGSQYYMQFGRSLQITLVIMLTIFIIVPFMFYAN
- the LOC131256751 gene encoding uncharacterized protein LOC131256751 isoform X2, which codes for MTMVENCFDRWQKDEFFSAAEAVQESADVMVSIYRTWERERREGFQSDDSDELRRELHTTLGTAKWQLEEFEKAVKMSHRYGSSDHTVSRHRQFVIAIEDQISRIEKALQDSLIEEGKQPLRWVQLDEEERDDLAAFLSSAPGTLQEIKNGHSSFGPTMENNYLGTQPTEDAEIHVDADFVKGFKEIVTISKDASYVVELEAKELPKTKDEMHNYGEGSNGPTRTWSSPDIGSWKIVIADEDVERNTSEARPETPTHAFNVCGLVTSIESTTKSKWLRNNFRKAKAGEHLLPKRVSSYLNSRGITRFSQGINMLTERSRNCFSSCKEDSNVSHVQQLFGRVGGFKRQVQGSQYYMQFGRSLQITLVIMLTIFIIVPFMFYAN